A DNA window from Canis lupus dingo isolate Sandy chromosome 2, ASM325472v2, whole genome shotgun sequence contains the following coding sequences:
- the SLC66A1 gene encoding lysosomal amino acid transporter 1 homolog isoform X1 produces MVWKKVGSGNFSDCPNGSRPWIWDVFGECAQDGWDEASVGLGLISILCFAASTFPQYIKACKAGNMDQALSLWFLLGWIGGDSCNLIGSFLADQLPLQTYTAVYYVLADLLMLSLYFHYKFKKRPSALSAPINAALLVSSGVACGTPLLRRAGPEAAPAEVFRGRTLLSVEPGSKPFTQQEIIGFVIGSVSSVLYLLSRLPQIRTNFLRKSTQGVSYSLFALVMLGNTLYGLSVLLKNPEVGQSEGSYLLHHLPWLVGSLGVLLLDTIISIQFLVYRDTATSSERQPLLPS; encoded by the exons ATGGTCTGGAAGAAGGTGGGCTCCGGCAACTTCTCCGACTGCCCCAACGGCTCCCGCCCGTGGATATGGGACGTGTTCGGCGAATGTGCCCAGGATGGCTGGGACGAGGCCAGCGTGGGCCTGGGCTTGATCTCCATTCTCTGTTTTGCAGCATCCACCTTCCC cCAGTACATCAAGGCCTGCAAGGCCGGCAACATGGACCAGGCGCTGTCTCTGTGGTTCCTCTTGGGCTGGATCGGAGGAGACTCCTGCAACCTCATCGGCTCCTTCCTGGCCGACCAGCTGCCCCTGCAG ACCTACACGGCCGTGTACTACGTGCTGGCGGACCTGCTCATGCTGTCGCTCTACTTTCATTACAAGTTTAAGAAACGGCCCTCAGCGT TGTCTGCCCCCATCAACGCGGCGCTCCTGGTCAGCTCGGGGGTGGCGTGCGGCACCCCGCTGCTGAGGCGCGCCGGCCCCGAGGCTGCCCCGGCCGAGGTCTTCCGGGGCCGGACGCTCCTGTCCGTGGAGCCGGGCAGCAAG CCCTTCACTCAGCAGGAAATCATCGGCTTCGTCATCGGCTCCGTGTCCAGCGTGTTGTACCTGCTGTCGCGGCTGCCTCAGATCCGCACCAAC TTCCTGAGGAAGTCGACGCAGGGCGTCTCCTACTCGCTGTTCGCCCTGGTGATGCTGGGGAACACGCTGTACGGGCTGAGCGTGCTGCTCAAGAACCCCGAGGTGGGCCAGAGCGAGGGCAGCTACCTGCTGCACCACCTGCCCTGGCTCGTGGGCAGCCTGGGCGTGCTGCTGCTCGACACCATC ATCTCCATACAGTTCCTGGTGTACAGGGACACCGCCACCTCCTCGGAGcgccagcccctcctccccagttgA
- the SLC66A1 gene encoding lysosomal amino acid transporter 1 homolog isoform X2, with protein sequence MDQALSLWFLLGWIGGDSCNLIGSFLADQLPLQTYTAVYYVLADLLMLSLYFHYKFKKRPSALSAPINAALLVSSGVACGTPLLRRAGPEAAPAEVFRGRTLLSVEPGSKPFTQQEIIGFVIGSVSSVLYLLSRLPQIRTNFLRKSTQGVSYSLFALVMLGNTLYGLSVLLKNPEVGQSEGSYLLHHLPWLVGSLGVLLLDTIISIQFLVYRDTATSSERQPLLPS encoded by the exons ATGGACCAGGCGCTGTCTCTGTGGTTCCTCTTGGGCTGGATCGGAGGAGACTCCTGCAACCTCATCGGCTCCTTCCTGGCCGACCAGCTGCCCCTGCAG ACCTACACGGCCGTGTACTACGTGCTGGCGGACCTGCTCATGCTGTCGCTCTACTTTCATTACAAGTTTAAGAAACGGCCCTCAGCGT TGTCTGCCCCCATCAACGCGGCGCTCCTGGTCAGCTCGGGGGTGGCGTGCGGCACCCCGCTGCTGAGGCGCGCCGGCCCCGAGGCTGCCCCGGCCGAGGTCTTCCGGGGCCGGACGCTCCTGTCCGTGGAGCCGGGCAGCAAG CCCTTCACTCAGCAGGAAATCATCGGCTTCGTCATCGGCTCCGTGTCCAGCGTGTTGTACCTGCTGTCGCGGCTGCCTCAGATCCGCACCAAC TTCCTGAGGAAGTCGACGCAGGGCGTCTCCTACTCGCTGTTCGCCCTGGTGATGCTGGGGAACACGCTGTACGGGCTGAGCGTGCTGCTCAAGAACCCCGAGGTGGGCCAGAGCGAGGGCAGCTACCTGCTGCACCACCTGCCCTGGCTCGTGGGCAGCCTGGGCGTGCTGCTGCTCGACACCATC ATCTCCATACAGTTCCTGGTGTACAGGGACACCGCCACCTCCTCGGAGcgccagcccctcctccccagttgA